One window of Thiomicrorhabdus lithotrophica genomic DNA carries:
- a CDS encoding LPP20 family lipoprotein produces the protein MKKIPFLIAGIASSIALTGCMQTKPANEPQAVQAQPTKVVEPQAQVMPVAPPVQKPELLKISGIGYGAESTFAPYTPGQRRLMAIRSSKLDAYRALAEQLYGIKIDSNTSVSTLTAKNDSFRARVNAVVRGARVVSVTPMADHNYETVLEVYVDKKFFEEAFVYTASKAAAVDPEAAYKVSAY, from the coding sequence ATGAAGAAGATACCTTTTTTAATTGCTGGAATTGCCAGCTCAATAGCGTTAACAGGTTGTATGCAAACCAAACCTGCTAATGAACCACAGGCTGTTCAAGCGCAGCCAACTAAAGTGGTAGAGCCTCAAGCTCAAGTCATGCCTGTTGCTCCTCCAGTACAAAAACCAGAATTGCTAAAGATTTCAGGCATTGGTTATGGTGCAGAAAGTACATTTGCTCCATATACACCTGGTCAACGCCGTTTAATGGCAATTCGTTCTTCAAAGCTTGATGCGTATAGAGCGCTTGCAGAACAGCTATATGGTATTAAAATTGATAGTAATACTTCAGTCTCAACATTAACGGCAAAAAACGATAGCTTTAGAGCGCGTGTAAATGCTGTTGTAAGAGGTGCTAGAGTTGTTAGTGTTACTCCGATGGCCGATCATAACTATGAAACGGTATTAGAAGTGTATGTTGATAAAAAGTTCTTTGAAGAAGCTTTTGTTTACACTGCCTCTAAAGCGGCCGCAGTAGATCCAGAAGCCGCTTATAAAGTGAGTGCATACTAA
- a CDS encoding PilZ domain-containing protein has protein sequence MRKDQRSYYRIDVIMPCSYRILTLQQAEETLLPSSPDSKYIEEYFMENLSQLDEQINEVISHINQKSSLLATALTAMNSKINFVLQTIDEKQLARAIPQRLVNLSGGGIAIDVVEKVQLTDKVDLLIKPLQNESPILVRCDIVKITPLTNGSGGSSIALSYQSLSEDDRRKLVYFIQAKEIEFAQKNRDQDLTQQS, from the coding sequence ATGCGTAAAGATCAACGCTCTTATTATCGAATTGATGTGATTATGCCTTGTAGCTACCGCATATTAACACTTCAACAAGCTGAAGAAACTTTACTACCCTCTTCGCCAGACTCTAAGTATATTGAAGAATATTTCATGGAGAACCTTTCCCAGCTTGATGAACAAATTAATGAAGTTATCTCGCACATCAATCAAAAAAGCTCTTTACTCGCAACAGCTTTAACCGCCATGAATAGTAAAATAAACTTTGTATTACAAACTATTGATGAGAAACAATTAGCACGCGCTATCCCACAACGCTTAGTTAACTTAAGTGGTGGTGGTATTGCTATTGATGTGGTCGAAAAGGTTCAGCTAACCGATAAAGTAGACTTACTTATAAAACCCCTTCAAAATGAATCTCCAATCTTGGTTCGTTGCGACATTGTCAAAATCACACCACTTACTAATGGATCTGGGGGTTCAAGCATTGCCCTGTCATATCAATCATTATCTGAAGATGATCGCCGTAAGCTGGTTTACTTCATCCAAGCTAAAGAGATAGAGTTTGCCCAAAAGAATCGTGATCAAGACCTAACTCAACAAAGCTAG
- a CDS encoding flagella synthesis protein FlgN, with amino-acid sequence MSQNTGELNLKQFSSQIVGLTHLLKQFSEILDQESDVIKKNQANQLVQITQSKQDLAEQLNSLTNELDQTLANQNLNLSSLVSSPSFTLFSQEQQAEIKQLLELIQQCHDKNLANGMSIQILSNINKHTLDLISGKHQQDVKLYSSSGEKTTTGNQSTLGKA; translated from the coding sequence ATGAGTCAAAACACAGGTGAACTAAATTTAAAGCAATTTTCCTCACAAATTGTAGGATTAACGCATCTGTTAAAACAATTTTCAGAGATTCTTGACCAAGAATCTGACGTCATTAAGAAAAACCAAGCTAATCAACTCGTTCAAATAACTCAATCCAAACAAGATTTGGCAGAACAACTAAATTCGTTAACAAATGAGTTAGATCAAACATTAGCTAATCAAAATCTAAACCTCTCCTCTTTAGTAAGCTCTCCTTCTTTCACTTTATTTTCACAGGAACAGCAAGCTGAAATCAAACAATTGTTAGAGCTGATTCAGCAATGTCATGATAAAAATCTAGCTAATGGCATGTCTATTCAAATTTTAAGCAACATCAACAAACATACCCTAGATTTGATTTCAGGCAAACATCAGCAAGACGTAAAGCTTTACAGTTCAAGTGGCGAGAAAACAACGACTGGAAATCAAAGTACTTTAGGCAAAGCCTAA
- the flgM gene encoding flagellar biosynthesis anti-sigma factor FlgM, giving the protein MDIKNYTNSVLPGRSNDSVKALSKDVDGGTKPTAPNKPVDKVTLTDVLSQARELETKSRDVNVDNSARIAEIKAAIQEGSYQVDAQRIADKLIQTEALFAKA; this is encoded by the coding sequence ATGGATATTAAAAACTATACAAACAGTGTGCTACCGGGACGTTCAAACGACTCTGTTAAAGCGCTGTCAAAAGATGTTGATGGTGGAACAAAACCAACAGCTCCCAATAAACCTGTAGACAAAGTCACTTTAACGGATGTTTTATCGCAAGCTCGAGAACTTGAAACAAAATCACGAGATGTTAATGTAGATAATTCTGCACGAATTGCTGAAATTAAAGCGGCTATTCAAGAAGGTTCTTACCAGGTCGATGCTCAACGTATTGCGGATAAACTCATTCAAACTGAAGCTCTTTTTGCAAAGGCCTAA
- the flgA gene encoding flagellar basal body P-ring formation chaperone FlgA → MKKTIRLITISTLMNSLILTSLSASAQQSAETLHSYPVNPMYQSLDEIHQLVNNHVKQKIDQKIFEPKIQIRKLSSNLKLPLCSKPLLLQDRNPNTTTGRMTISISCESPKWRVFVPVVVDGKLPVVISVKGILKLTVIKPEDIQQILLPYKKVPKGSMVNIATAIGMRTTKAIPPNKVLKIRDLQPPFWVFKDQQVNLITRIGSIEVKVKGLALQSGVEQEQVPVKNLSSDKVVKGIVIAPNTVLVP, encoded by the coding sequence ATGAAAAAGACGATTCGTTTAATTACAATTTCCACTTTAATGAACAGCTTGATATTGACTAGCTTAAGTGCAAGCGCTCAACAAAGCGCCGAAACTCTGCATTCATACCCGGTCAACCCAATGTACCAATCACTGGATGAGATTCATCAATTAGTTAATAATCACGTTAAGCAAAAAATTGACCAAAAAATTTTTGAGCCCAAAATTCAAATTCGAAAATTAAGTTCAAATTTAAAATTACCCCTATGTAGCAAGCCATTACTTCTACAAGATAGAAACCCTAACACCACCACTGGTAGAATGACAATCAGCATTTCTTGCGAATCCCCCAAATGGCGAGTATTCGTTCCTGTTGTAGTCGATGGTAAACTACCAGTTGTTATCAGTGTTAAAGGAATCCTCAAATTAACCGTTATAAAACCTGAAGATATACAACAAATACTTTTACCCTATAAAAAAGTTCCCAAAGGCAGTATGGTAAATATTGCCACGGCAATTGGCATGAGAACCACCAAAGCTATACCACCTAACAAAGTCCTCAAAATTAGAGATCTACAACCACCTTTTTGGGTTTTTAAAGATCAACAAGTAAATTTAATCACTCGCATTGGGAGTATTGAAGTAAAAGTAAAAGGACTAGCACTGCAAAGCGGCGTTGAGCAAGAACAAGTCCCTGTCAAAAACTTGTCTTCAGATAAAGTTGTAAAGGGCATAGTTATTGCTCCCAACACGGTATTAGTTCCATAA
- a CDS encoding chemotaxis protein → MSSFLKGVDQRTSLAGMNRMELLLFTIKGKQLFGINVFKVREVIRTPEISVVPKSDSRVVGVSDIRGQTMPMIDLAKALDLEPVDPAQYSKSLTIVTEFNSSVQGFLVEDVDRIVHLRWEDILAPPDSLQNVNYLTGITRAQEQIVQIVDVEKVLAEVSGTPKEMSDEFISQNISKTKNQDFFVLGADDSTVARSQLKNVLDKMGIAHKIVNNGKLALDFLQKWADDADKGISPRVSDRILMVISDIEMPEMDGYTLTTSIRKDERLKDLFVVLNSSLSGGFNETLTDKVGANVFLSKWHADELANTIVERIDAVTSASQKQA, encoded by the coding sequence ATGTCGAGCTTTTTAAAAGGTGTTGATCAAAGAACATCCCTGGCAGGTATGAACCGAATGGAGTTGCTTCTTTTTACAATAAAAGGAAAGCAGTTATTTGGTATTAATGTATTTAAAGTCCGTGAAGTCATTCGAACACCTGAAATTTCAGTAGTGCCTAAGTCGGATTCTAGGGTGGTTGGAGTGTCAGATATTCGTGGTCAGACGATGCCAATGATAGATTTAGCAAAGGCTCTAGACCTTGAGCCAGTAGACCCGGCGCAGTATTCAAAAAGCTTAACGATTGTCACAGAGTTTAATAGCTCAGTGCAGGGGTTTTTGGTTGAGGATGTGGATAGAATTGTACACTTGCGCTGGGAAGATATTTTAGCACCACCAGATTCATTACAAAACGTAAATTATTTGACTGGAATTACTCGTGCACAAGAACAGATTGTGCAAATTGTTGATGTGGAAAAGGTCTTAGCAGAAGTTTCTGGTACGCCTAAAGAAATGTCAGATGAGTTCATATCTCAAAACATCTCCAAAACTAAAAACCAAGACTTTTTTGTTCTTGGTGCGGATGATTCAACCGTTGCTCGTTCACAGTTGAAGAATGTTCTGGATAAAATGGGCATAGCTCATAAGATTGTTAATAACGGTAAGTTGGCTTTAGATTTTTTACAAAAGTGGGCTGATGATGCTGATAAGGGAATTTCACCAAGAGTAAGTGATAGGATCTTAATGGTAATTTCAGATATAGAAATGCCTGAAATGGATGGTTACACCTTAACCACAAGTATTCGTAAAGATGAACGCTTGAAAGACTTATTTGTTGTTTTAAATTCGTCATTGAGTGGTGGTTTTAATGAAACACTAACGGACAAAGTTGGAGCAAACGTATTCTTATCTAAATGGCACGCTGACGAATTGGCCAATACGATTGTTGAGCGTATTGATGCGGTTACGAGTGCATCTCAAAAGCAAGCGTAG
- the flgB gene encoding flagellar basal body rod protein FlgB: protein MAESIFGIHEQALRVRTKRAEVLANNLANADTPSFKAKDIDFRKALQDASGEMKNSYQTEMRKTNPGHIDGDSNGFSSTSQYLMYRQPTQPSLDGNTVETHIEKVQFMENAMQQQATLEFIDGKISSIRSAIQGQ from the coding sequence ATGGCAGAATCAATTTTTGGCATACATGAACAAGCCTTACGCGTTAGGACAAAGCGTGCAGAGGTATTAGCAAATAACCTGGCAAATGCTGATACACCTAGTTTTAAGGCAAAAGATATCGACTTTAGAAAAGCCTTGCAAGATGCAAGTGGTGAAATGAAAAATTCATATCAAACAGAGATGAGAAAAACTAACCCCGGTCATATTGATGGTGATAGTAATGGCTTCTCCTCAACTTCCCAGTACCTAATGTACAGACAACCAACTCAGCCTTCGTTGGATGGCAATACAGTTGAAACACATATTGAAAAAGTGCAATTTATGGAAAATGCGATGCAGCAGCAGGCAACGCTTGAATTTATAGATGGCAAAATTTCAAGCATTCGTAGCGCTATTCAAGGTCAATAG
- the flgC gene encoding flagellar basal body rod protein FlgC, whose protein sequence is MSMFNILDISATGMHAQTVRLNTIASNMANVDSISSNAEDTYRSKQPVFQTILEGNKMEPTGGVRVKEIVENQEPLKMEYHPNHPMANEEGYIFRPNVNVVEEMANMMSASRSYETNIEVMNTSKQLLLRTIQLGK, encoded by the coding sequence ATGTCAATGTTCAATATTTTAGATATTTCAGCGACTGGTATGCATGCGCAGACAGTACGTTTGAACACCATTGCATCCAATATGGCTAACGTCGATAGCATTAGTTCAAATGCAGAAGATACTTACCGCTCAAAACAACCTGTTTTTCAAACCATTTTGGAAGGTAATAAAATGGAGCCAACAGGTGGGGTTCGCGTTAAAGAGATTGTTGAGAATCAAGAGCCTCTCAAAATGGAATATCACCCAAATCATCCTATGGCAAATGAAGAAGGTTATATTTTTAGACCGAATGTCAATGTGGTGGAAGAGATGGCTAATATGATGTCTGCCTCGCGATCATATGAAACCAATATTGAAGTGATGAATACCTCAAAGCAATTGCTTTTAAGAACTATACAACTAGGTAAATAA
- a CDS encoding flagellar hook assembly protein FlgD, whose amino-acid sequence MADFLPDITTGNQDYLTALQQNTSSSTSNPENVMGQADFLMLLTTQLQNQDPSKPMDPTSFVTDLTQMSQLEATTTMNQSILAMATSFQNMQTMQGASLIGKNVQVTGEDFSHVQGQDSQFRLNTDIPLSDVKVVISDEDGIVKEISVSSLPSGEKIIDWDGLDDVGANRPSGIYSLTAYGTDADGELKSVDTVVASRVNSVGIGSDGNMTLTLATGERVAMDTVREISG is encoded by the coding sequence ATGGCTGATTTTTTACCAGATATTACAACCGGTAATCAGGATTATTTAACGGCTTTGCAACAGAATACAAGTTCATCAACTTCTAATCCAGAAAATGTAATGGGTCAGGCTGATTTTTTGATGTTGCTAACGACGCAGTTACAAAACCAAGACCCTTCGAAACCTATGGATCCGACCAGTTTTGTAACCGATTTAACGCAGATGAGTCAGTTGGAAGCGACGACAACAATGAATCAATCCATCTTAGCGATGGCAACTAGCTTTCAAAATATGCAAACCATGCAGGGGGCATCATTGATTGGTAAGAATGTACAGGTAACAGGTGAGGACTTTTCACATGTGCAAGGCCAAGATTCACAATTTAGATTAAATACCGATATCCCGTTAAGCGATGTCAAAGTTGTGATTAGTGATGAAGATGGCATCGTAAAGGAAATTTCAGTTTCCAGTTTGCCGTCAGGAGAAAAGATCATTGATTGGGATGGTTTAGATGATGTTGGTGCTAATCGACCTAGCGGAATTTACTCTTTGACAGCTTATGGTACTGATGCCGATGGAGAGTTAAAATCGGTAGATACAGTCGTGGCTTCTCGCGTTAACTCCGTTGGTATTGGTAGTGATGGGAATATGACCTTAACATTAGCGACGGGCGAACGAGTAGCGATGGATACGGTTCGTGAAATTAGTGGTTAA